One region of Acidovorax sp. T1 genomic DNA includes:
- a CDS encoding D-alanine--D-alanine ligase: MSAFGSNVDVRALGKVAVLMGGASAESDVSLMSGRGVLQALRSRGVDAHAFDPAHNDLGELKRGGYDRCFIALHGRHGEDGTVQGALELLGIPYTGSGVMASSMSMDKIMTKRIWRAEGLPTPDWRLVASSEETVLALQALGAPMIVKPAREGSTIGLSKVTSPEQCEQAYALASKYDPEVLCEQFIEGDETTCPVLGEGAGAHALPVIRIVAPQGNYDYQNKYFTDDTQYHCPSGLPEAEEREIQRLVVQAFRSLGCRGWARADIMIRASDRKPFLLEINTSPGMTGHSLVPMSARAVGISYEDLCVGLLATATLDTPPGATLSPAQGQPQEAVTP, encoded by the coding sequence ATGAGCGCATTTGGTTCCAATGTGGATGTCCGCGCGCTCGGCAAAGTGGCGGTGCTGATGGGCGGCGCGTCGGCCGAGAGCGATGTGTCGCTGATGTCCGGCCGCGGCGTGTTGCAGGCGCTGCGCTCGCGCGGCGTGGATGCCCACGCTTTTGACCCTGCCCACAATGATCTGGGCGAGCTGAAACGCGGCGGCTATGACCGCTGCTTCATTGCCCTGCACGGGCGCCATGGCGAAGACGGCACGGTGCAAGGCGCGCTGGAGTTGTTGGGCATTCCGTACACCGGCTCCGGCGTGATGGCGTCCAGCATGTCGATGGACAAGATCATGACCAAGCGCATCTGGCGTGCCGAGGGCTTGCCCACGCCCGACTGGCGCCTCGTGGCCAGCAGCGAAGAAACCGTTTTGGCCCTGCAGGCGCTGGGCGCGCCCATGATCGTCAAGCCCGCGCGCGAGGGCTCGACCATCGGGTTGAGCAAAGTTACCTCGCCCGAGCAATGCGAGCAGGCCTACGCGCTGGCATCGAAATACGACCCCGAGGTGCTGTGCGAGCAGTTCATCGAGGGCGACGAAACCACTTGCCCGGTGCTGGGTGAAGGTGCTGGCGCCCATGCGCTGCCGGTGATCCGCATCGTGGCGCCGCAGGGCAACTACGACTACCAGAACAAGTATTTCACCGACGACACGCAATACCACTGCCCGAGCGGCTTGCCCGAGGCCGAGGAGCGCGAGATCCAGCGCCTGGTGGTGCAGGCCTTCCGCTCGCTGGGTTGCCGCGGCTGGGCGCGGGCCGACATCATGATCCGGGCCAGTGACCGCAAGCCGTTTCTGCTGGAAATCAACACCTCGCCAGGCATGACCGGGCATTCGCTGGTGCCCATGTCGGCGCGGGCCGTTGGTATCAGCTACGAAGACCTGTGCGTGGGCCTGCTTGCCACGGCCACGCTGGACACGCCGCCAGGTGCCACGCTGAGCCCGGCGCAAGGCCAGCCCCAGGAGGCCGTCACGCCATGA
- a CDS encoding cell division protein FtsQ/DivIB, which translates to MNPSLPAPLDVKLMNLTASVLFVCCVLLLLGAGARWVLLHPGFAVARIVVEGELVHNNAVTLRANVAPQLAGNFFTLDLRAARTAFEQAPWVRKAMVRREFPGGLRVELQEHDAVAYWGPDTGAALVNSQGEVFEANVGDVEQEGLPRLVGPQGSSAQVLQMHGLLQPVFEPLGMAVDELVLTGRGGWRATLDSEAVLELGGGTPQEVVERTQRFARTLTQVAAQYQRRADALESADLRHAGGYALRLRGVTTVTAQAAAKK; encoded by the coding sequence ATGAATCCGTCGCTGCCCGCACCGCTGGACGTCAAGCTCATGAACCTGACCGCATCGGTCTTGTTCGTGTGCTGCGTCCTGCTGTTGCTGGGGGCGGGGGCGCGCTGGGTGTTGCTGCACCCGGGGTTTGCCGTGGCGCGCATCGTGGTCGAGGGTGAGTTGGTGCACAACAACGCCGTGACCTTGCGGGCCAATGTGGCGCCGCAACTTGCGGGCAACTTCTTCACCCTCGACCTGCGCGCCGCGCGCACGGCGTTCGAACAGGCGCCCTGGGTGCGCAAGGCCATGGTGCGGCGCGAGTTTCCTGGCGGCCTGCGCGTGGAGCTGCAGGAACACGATGCCGTCGCCTACTGGGGGCCCGACACCGGCGCTGCACTGGTCAATAGCCAGGGCGAGGTGTTCGAAGCCAATGTGGGCGATGTGGAGCAAGAGGGCTTGCCCCGTCTGGTGGGCCCGCAGGGCAGCTCGGCCCAGGTGCTCCAGATGCATGGCCTGCTGCAGCCGGTGTTCGAGCCGCTGGGCATGGCGGTGGACGAACTGGTGCTGACGGGACGTGGCGGCTGGCGTGCCACGCTCGACAGCGAAGCCGTGCTGGAGCTGGGAGGCGGCACGCCGCAGGAGGTGGTGGAGCGCACGCAGCGCTTTGCCCGCACGCTGACGCAGGTGGCGGCGCAATACCAGCGCCGCGCCGACGCGCTGGAGTCGGCCGACCTGCGCCATGCCGGGGGTTATGCACTGCGCCTGCGCGGCGTGACAACGGTGACCGCGCAAGCGGCTGCCAAGAAGTAG